Within the Microbacterium terricola genome, the region GCTATCGACATCCCCGGAGCGCGCGGGGCGGTCCTCGTACCAGGCAACGACCGGTACGAAGGCTCGCCGAGCGTCGTGGCGGTCACAGACGGAACGAACCTTCTGCTCATCGATACGAGCGTTGCCGTCGTCAACGGCGAGGTGACGGGCGATATCGAGGCGGTCAGCGGAGTCGCGGCATCGCTCCTTGATCTGCTCGAACGCGGATGACCAATCCGCCACTGCGGGCGGGTGGCCGCAGCATCCCCTCCACCTAGACTTGACCCTCGTGGTCACACGTCTGTCGAACTTCTTCCTCCGCACGCTCCGCGAAGACCCCGCCGATGCCGAGGTCACCAGCCATCGGCTGCTGGTGCGCGCCGGCTACATCCGCCGGCAGGCGCCCGGCATCTTCGCCTGGCTGCCGCTCGGTCTGCGGGTCAGGGCCAAGGTCGAGGGCATCATCCGCGACGAGATGGCCCGCGCCGGCGCGTTCGAGGTGCACTTCCCCGCGCTGCTGCCGCGTGAGCCCTACGAGATCACGGGGCGCTGGGAGGAGTACGGCGACGGCATCTTCCGCCTGAAGGACCGCAAGGACGCCGACTACCTGCTCGCACCGACGCACGAGGAGGTCTTCACCCTACTGGTGAAGGACCTGTACTCGTCGTACAAGGATCTTCCGCTGACGATCTTCCAGATCCAGGACAAGTACCGCGACGAGGCGCGTCCGCGCGCCGGACTGCTGCGCGGCCGCGAGTTCACCATGAAGGACGCGTACTCGTTCGACTACACGGACACGGGGCTCGACGCGAGCTACCAGGCGCAGCGCGACGCGTACGAGCGGATCTTCGCGCGGCTCGGGCTCGAGTTCGTCATCGTGCAGGCCGACGCCGGCGCGATGGGCGGCTCGCGCAGCGAGGAGTTCCTGCACCCCACCGCGATCGGCGAGGACACCTTCGTGCGGTCGGCGGGCGGCTACGCCGCCAACGTGGAGGCCTTCACCACCCTCGTGCCCGACGCGATCGCCTTCGACGGACTGCCCGAGCCGGTCATCTTCGACTCGCCGGACACCCCCACGATCGCGACGCTCGTGGATCACTCCAACGCCGTGCTCGAGGGCGACTACACCGCTGCCGACACCCTGAAGAACGTCGTGCTCGCCCTCACCCACCTCGACGGCTCGCGCGA harbors:
- a CDS encoding proline--tRNA ligase — translated: MVTRLSNFFLRTLREDPADAEVTSHRLLVRAGYIRRQAPGIFAWLPLGLRVRAKVEGIIRDEMARAGAFEVHFPALLPREPYEITGRWEEYGDGIFRLKDRKDADYLLAPTHEEVFTLLVKDLYSSYKDLPLTIFQIQDKYRDEARPRAGLLRGREFTMKDAYSFDYTDTGLDASYQAQRDAYERIFARLGLEFVIVQADAGAMGGSRSEEFLHPTAIGEDTFVRSAGGYAANVEAFTTLVPDAIAFDGLPEPVIFDSPDTPTIATLVDHSNAVLEGDYTAADTLKNVVLALTHLDGSRELVVVGIPGDREVDDKRMEVAFAPAEVEAATEADFAKHPLLVKGYIGPWSPTGPLLGEESATGIRFFLDPRVVDGTRWITGANIDEKHVHSLVAGRDFTADGFVEVANVREGDPAPDGSGPVSLARGMEIGHVFQLGRKYADALGLKVLDENGKLVTVTMGSYGIGVTRILANIAELNNDDKGLIWPAAVAPFDVHVVATGRDAAAFELAERLSADLEAAGLDVLYDDRPKVSPGVKFGDAELVGIPQIVIVGRGAADGEVELWDRRSGDRDVLPLAEAVARLSAR